The Pseudomonas orientalis genome contains a region encoding:
- a CDS encoding sensor histidine kinase: MKCDPNQYRAAPPSLAVKPRLIRQLFLPPLIIALMIGLGYIGFWVSEYYGIRTLSDNGGRQLELHARTVESELSKYTYLPSLLELESSVSLLLADPSQETRKTVNDYLEGLNRRSRSRAIYVMDTTGRVLATSNWRDADSYQGEDLSFRAYFQNAVRGQPGRFYGIGSTNGEPGYYLAHGLEEHGKIIGVAVVKVRLEALEERWQRARLEAFVSDENGIIILSSDPARRLKAVRPLSDDTRDRLAHSLQYYWATLNALEPLARERLNEGSEKLTFPANSEVVSDKHEVSYLAQTRPLNDTPWNFTLLTPLNDLRRAAINQGILVAVAFGLVAFLLIAWNERRKVIATRLAAREALQEANSQLERRIAERTADLRASNERLKGQIRERRQAEETLRHAQDELVQAGKLAAIGQMSTSIAHELNQPLAALRTLSGNTVRFLERGALDTASANLKTINELIDRMGRITASLRSFARRGDDQGEASLAKAVDAAFQVLGARLDSLPVTVHREFANAQLQIDQTRLEQILVNLIGNALDAMQAQPAPQLWLEGQSAEGKYRLRVRDNGHGIDAEARKHLFEPFFTTKPGEQGLGLGLTLSASLAAATGGSLAVEHPASGGTAFVLNLPLAGAEKVEST; this comes from the coding sequence ATGAAATGCGACCCCAATCAATATCGCGCCGCGCCGCCATCACTTGCCGTGAAGCCTCGTCTGATACGCCAACTGTTCCTGCCGCCGTTGATCATCGCCCTGATGATCGGCCTGGGTTATATCGGCTTCTGGGTCAGTGAGTACTACGGCATCCGCACCCTCAGCGACAATGGCGGACGCCAGTTGGAGTTGCATGCCCGCACCGTCGAAAGCGAACTGAGCAAATACACCTACCTGCCCAGCCTGCTTGAGCTGGAATCCAGCGTTTCCCTGCTCCTGGCCGATCCCAGCCAGGAAACCCGCAAGACCGTCAACGATTACCTTGAAGGTCTGAACCGCCGCAGCCGCAGCCGGGCCATCTACGTGATGGACACCACCGGTCGGGTACTGGCCACCAGTAACTGGCGCGACGCCGACAGTTACCAGGGTGAAGACCTGTCCTTTCGCGCCTATTTCCAGAACGCCGTACGCGGCCAGCCCGGGCGTTTCTACGGCATCGGCAGCACCAACGGCGAACCCGGCTACTACCTGGCTCATGGCCTGGAAGAGCACGGCAAGATCATCGGTGTCGCCGTGGTCAAGGTGCGCCTGGAAGCGCTTGAGGAACGCTGGCAGCGCGCGCGCCTCGAGGCCTTTGTCAGTGACGAAAACGGCATCATCATCCTGTCCAGTGATCCGGCACGTCGCCTCAAGGCGGTGCGGCCCCTGAGCGATGACACCCGGGACCGACTGGCGCACAGCCTGCAATATTACTGGGCGACCCTGAACGCACTGGAGCCCCTGGCCCGCGAGCGCTTGAACGAAGGCAGCGAAAAGCTGACGTTCCCGGCCAACAGCGAAGTGGTCAGCGACAAGCACGAAGTCAGCTACCTGGCGCAAACCCGGCCCTTGAATGACACGCCGTGGAATTTCACCCTGCTCACCCCGCTCAATGACCTGCGCCGCGCCGCGATCAATCAGGGCATTCTGGTCGCGGTCGCGTTCGGCCTGGTCGCGTTTTTGCTGATTGCCTGGAATGAGCGACGCAAGGTCATCGCCACCCGTCTTGCCGCGCGGGAAGCCCTGCAGGAAGCCAACAGCCAACTGGAGCGACGGATCGCCGAACGCACCGCCGACCTGCGCGCCAGCAATGAACGCCTCAAGGGCCAGATTCGCGAACGGCGCCAGGCCGAAGAGACCTTGCGCCACGCCCAGGACGAACTGGTGCAGGCCGGCAAACTCGCGGCGATCGGCCAGATGTCCACCAGCATCGCCCACGAATTGAATCAACCCCTGGCCGCGCTGCGTACCCTGTCCGGTAACACCGTGCGTTTCCTCGAACGCGGAGCCCTGGACACCGCGAGCGCCAACCTCAAGACCATCAACGAACTGATCGACCGCATGGGCCGCATCACCGCCAGCCTGCGCTCGTTTGCCCGGCGCGGTGACGACCAGGGCGAGGCGAGCCTGGCCAAGGCCGTGGACGCGGCGTTCCAGGTGCTTGGCGCGCGCCTGGACAGCCTGCCCGTGACCGTGCACCGTGAGTTCGCCAATGCCCAACTGCAGATCGATCAGACACGCCTGGAGCAGATTCTGGTCAACCTGATCGGCAATGCCCTCGACGCGATGCAGGCACAACCGGCGCCGCAGTTGTGGCTGGAAGGCCAGAGCGCCGAGGGCAAATATCGCCTGCGGGTGCGCGATAATGGCCACGGCATCGACGCCGAAGCCCGCAAGCATCTGTTCGAGCCGTTCTTTACCACCAAACCCGGCGAGCAAGGCCTGGGCCTGGGCCTGACCCTCTCCGCGAGCCTCGCGGCCGCCACCGGCGGCAGCCTGGCGGTGGAACACCCGGCCAGTGGTGGTACCGCGTTTGTCCTGAACCTGCCGTTGGCGGGCGCTGAAAAAGTTGAGTCGACATGA
- a CDS encoding amino acid ABC transporter ATP-binding protein translates to MISIKNINKWYGDFQVLTDCSTEVKKGEVIVVCGPSGSGKSTLIKCVNALEPFQKGDVVVDGTSIADPKTNLPKLRSRVGMVFQHFELFPHLTITENLTIAQIKVLGRSKEEATQKGLQLLERVGLSAHAHKHPGQLSGGQQQRVAIARALAMDPIVMLFDEPTSALDPEMVNEVLDVMVQLAQEGMTMMCVTHEMGFARKVADRVIFMDAGKIIEDCPKEEFFGDISARSERAQHFLEKILQH, encoded by the coding sequence ATGATCTCTATCAAGAACATCAACAAGTGGTATGGCGACTTCCAGGTGCTGACCGACTGCAGCACCGAGGTTAAAAAAGGCGAAGTGATCGTGGTGTGCGGGCCGTCCGGCTCGGGCAAATCCACGCTGATCAAGTGTGTCAACGCGCTGGAACCGTTCCAGAAGGGCGACGTAGTCGTGGACGGCACCTCGATTGCCGACCCGAAGACCAACCTGCCGAAACTGCGCTCGCGCGTGGGCATGGTGTTCCAGCACTTCGAGTTGTTCCCGCACCTGACCATCACCGAAAACCTGACCATCGCGCAGATCAAGGTGCTCGGCCGCAGCAAGGAAGAAGCCACCCAGAAGGGCCTGCAACTGCTCGAGCGCGTAGGCCTGTCGGCCCATGCCCACAAGCACCCGGGCCAACTGTCCGGTGGTCAGCAGCAACGTGTGGCGATTGCCCGCGCCCTGGCCATGGACCCGATCGTCATGCTGTTCGACGAACCGACCTCGGCGCTGGACCCGGAAATGGTCAACGAAGTGCTCGACGTGATGGTGCAACTGGCCCAGGAAGGCATGACCATGATGTGCGTGACCCACGAGATGGGCTTTGCGCGCAAAGTGGCCGACCGCGTGATCTTCATGGACGCCGGCAAGATCATCGAAGACTGCCCGAAAGAAGAGTTCTTCGGCGACATCAGCGCCCGCTCCGAACGTGCGCAGCACTTCCTTGAGAAAATCCTGCAGCACTAA
- a CDS encoding sensor histidine kinase, with translation MITKTRQKARPFAISRWSVQRKLVLAFWLVSVIPTMIAAELAATTLSQIFDSNVRIWLQESTKIVKDEIGDILHDNARMAKLFLRYTSPPSTRQAERHDQLTADIASATDIDVVALIRTSDHKVLFSTAADDIVKQISLTSNAVLQTIQVAGVSTGLVVSTFETTRDGVDYVLLVATYLDSSFLTSVADVHSLDLRLYLANTSGFSEIFSTQRFENHPSRIPKDVEAELRSTRQPSEQFTTQYSGLYWPIFNDDGELQGVIFSGLLRHTSLVGLVNQSNLFLLIFLVSSALSLAAGMWVSRRLTQPLRDLSQGVNAVISGNYTHRVVVSGGDELAQLSSTFNHMTARLGELHHLEAQLRRRDRLHALGEVAMGLAHEIRNPLGIIKTATQLLHRRADLPDTDKRHLEYVISEVSRINELITEFLDFAKPNPPMRVLQPARALVEEILGFCAPELSTHNIDAQIDDQAPDATIYADAKQLKQACLNLILNAIDAMPEGGRLTLGIRSAGNNTVISIADTGEGIPADMVERIFTPFVTTKASGTGLGLAKVYSIMESHDGSIECVTEKDAGATFNLYIPANGEDNGEYEDGHDA, from the coding sequence GGAACTGGCCGCCACCACGCTGTCGCAGATTTTCGACAGCAACGTGCGCATCTGGCTGCAGGAGTCGACCAAGATCGTCAAGGACGAGATCGGCGATATCCTTCACGATAACGCGCGCATGGCCAAGCTGTTCCTGCGCTACACCAGCCCACCCTCAACCAGGCAGGCTGAACGGCATGACCAGCTCACCGCCGACATCGCCAGCGCCACCGACATCGATGTGGTGGCACTGATTCGTACCAGCGACCACAAGGTGCTGTTCAGCACCGCCGCCGACGATATCGTCAAGCAGATCAGCCTGACCAGCAATGCGGTGTTGCAGACCATACAGGTGGCCGGTGTGAGCACGGGCCTGGTGGTGTCGACCTTCGAGACCACCCGCGATGGGGTCGATTATGTGCTGCTGGTGGCGACTTACCTGGACAGCAGTTTCCTCACCAGCGTGGCCGACGTGCATTCCCTCGACCTGCGCTTGTACCTGGCCAACACGTCGGGGTTTTCCGAGATATTCTCGACTCAGCGTTTCGAAAATCACCCGTCGCGCATTCCCAAAGACGTCGAAGCCGAGCTGCGCAGCACCCGGCAGCCGAGCGAGCAGTTCACCACTCAGTACAGCGGCTTGTACTGGCCGATATTCAACGACGACGGCGAGCTGCAAGGCGTGATCTTCAGCGGCCTGCTGCGCCACACGAGCCTGGTGGGGCTGGTGAACCAGAGCAATTTGTTCCTGCTGATTTTCCTGGTCAGCTCGGCGCTGTCGCTGGCCGCAGGCATGTGGGTGTCGCGACGCCTGACCCAGCCGCTGCGCGACTTGTCCCAGGGCGTGAATGCGGTGATCTCCGGCAACTACACGCACCGCGTCGTGGTCAGCGGCGGCGACGAACTGGCGCAACTGAGCAGCACGTTCAACCACATGACTGCACGGCTGGGCGAATTGCATCATCTGGAAGCCCAGCTACGCCGGCGTGACCGCCTGCATGCCCTGGGTGAAGTCGCCATGGGCCTGGCCCATGAAATCCGCAACCCGCTGGGCATCATCAAGACCGCCACCCAACTGCTGCATCGTCGCGCCGACCTGCCGGACACCGACAAGCGCCACCTGGAGTACGTCATCAGCGAGGTCAGCCGGATCAACGAACTGATCACTGAATTCCTCGATTTCGCCAAGCCCAATCCGCCGATGCGCGTCCTGCAACCGGCACGCGCGCTGGTGGAGGAAATTCTCGGCTTCTGCGCCCCGGAGTTGAGCACTCACAACATCGACGCCCAGATTGACGACCAGGCGCCCGACGCCACGATCTACGCCGACGCCAAGCAGCTCAAGCAGGCCTGTCTCAACCTGATTCTCAACGCCATCGACGCGATGCCCGAAGGCGGGCGCCTCACCCTGGGTATCCGCAGCGCGGGCAACAATACCGTGATCAGCATCGCCGATACCGGTGAGGGCATCCCGGCGGATATGGTCGAGCGCATCTTCACGCCCTTTGTCACCACCAAGGCCTCGGGCACAGGCCTGGGCCTGGCCAAGGTCTATTCCATCATGGAAAGTCACGACGGCAGCATCGAGTGCGTCACCGAGAAAGATGCCGGCGCCACCTTCAACCTGTACATTCCGGCTAACGGTGAAGACAACGGCGAGTATGAGGACGGGCATGACGCATAA
- a CDS encoding GlpM family protein, whose translation MDLFLKAALGAAVVLILAALAKTKNYYIAGLVPLFPTFALIAHYIVGKGRSVEDLKTTILFGMWSIIPYFVYLATLYVVVDRMRLEASLAVAAVAWLIAATVLVSVWVRLHS comes from the coding sequence ATGGATCTATTTCTGAAAGCCGCGCTTGGCGCTGCGGTAGTGCTGATATTGGCGGCACTGGCCAAGACCAAAAACTATTACATCGCAGGCCTGGTGCCGCTGTTTCCCACCTTTGCGCTGATCGCCCACTACATCGTCGGCAAGGGCCGCTCCGTGGAGGACCTGAAGACCACGATACTGTTCGGGATGTGGTCGATCATTCCGTACTTTGTGTACCTGGCCACGTTGTATGTGGTGGTGGATCGGATGCGGCTGGAGGCGTCGCTCGCAGTCGCGGCGGTGGCGTGGCTGATAGCTGCAACCGTACTGGTCAGCGTGTGGGTACGCCTGCACTCCTGA
- a CDS encoding amino acid ABC transporter permease, protein MNYNWDWGVFFKSTGVGSETYLDWYIAGLGWTIAIAVVAWIVALLLGSILGVMRTVPNRLVSGIATCYVELFRNVPLLVQLFIWYFLVPDLLPQNLQDWYKQDLNPTTSAYLSVVVCLGLFTAARVCEQVRTGIQALPRGQESAARAMGFKLPQIYWNVLLPQAYRIIIPPLTSEFLNVFKNSSVASLIGLMELLAQTKQTAEFSANLFEAFTLATLIYFTLNMSLMLLMRVVEKKVAVPGLISVGGK, encoded by the coding sequence ATGAATTACAACTGGGACTGGGGCGTGTTCTTCAAGTCCACCGGCGTGGGCAGCGAGACTTATCTCGACTGGTACATCGCCGGCCTGGGCTGGACCATCGCCATCGCTGTCGTGGCATGGATTGTCGCCTTGCTGCTGGGCTCCATTCTGGGGGTCATGCGCACTGTACCGAACCGCCTCGTATCGGGTATCGCGACCTGCTACGTGGAACTGTTTCGTAACGTGCCGCTGCTGGTTCAACTGTTTATCTGGTACTTCCTGGTACCCGATCTGCTGCCGCAGAACCTGCAGGACTGGTACAAGCAGGACCTGAACCCGACTACTTCCGCCTACCTGAGCGTCGTCGTCTGTCTGGGCCTGTTCACCGCCGCCCGTGTGTGCGAACAAGTGCGCACCGGTATCCAGGCGCTGCCACGCGGCCAGGAATCCGCAGCCCGCGCCATGGGTTTCAAGCTGCCGCAGATCTACTGGAACGTGCTGCTGCCCCAGGCCTACCGCATCATCATTCCGCCGCTTACCTCCGAATTCCTCAACGTGTTCAAGAACTCCTCCGTGGCGTCCCTGATCGGCTTGATGGAACTGCTGGCGCAAACCAAGCAGACCGCCGAGTTTTCGGCCAACCTGTTTGAAGCCTTCACCCTGGCCACGCTGATCTACTTCACCCTGAACATGAGCCTGATGCTGCTGATGCGTGTGGTCGAGAAGAAAGTCGCAGTGCCCGGCCTGATCTCCGTGGGGGGTAAATAA
- a CDS encoding amino acid ABC transporter permease: MDFDFSGIIPAIPGLWNGMVMTLQLMVMGVVGGIILGTILALMRLSSSKLLSRVAGAYVNYFRSIPLLLVITWFYLAVPFVLRWITGEDTPIGAFTSCVVAFMMFEAAYFCEIVRAGVQSIPKGQMAAAQAMGMTYGQTMRLIILPQAFRKMTPLLLQQSIILFQDTSLVYTVGLVDFLNSARSNGDIIGRSNEFLIFAGVVYFIISFSASLLVKRLQKRFAV; encoded by the coding sequence ATGGACTTCGATTTCAGCGGCATCATCCCCGCGATCCCGGGCCTGTGGAACGGCATGGTCATGACCCTGCAACTGATGGTCATGGGCGTGGTGGGCGGCATCATCCTGGGCACGATCCTCGCGCTGATGCGCCTGTCGTCCAGCAAGCTGCTGTCCCGCGTGGCCGGCGCCTATGTGAACTACTTCCGTTCGATCCCGCTGCTGCTGGTCATCACCTGGTTCTACCTGGCGGTGCCCTTCGTGCTGCGCTGGATCACCGGCGAAGACACGCCGATCGGCGCGTTCACCTCGTGCGTCGTGGCGTTCATGATGTTCGAAGCCGCGTACTTCTGTGAAATCGTGCGGGCCGGCGTGCAGTCGATCCCCAAGGGACAGATGGCTGCCGCTCAGGCGATGGGCATGACCTACGGCCAGACCATGCGGCTGATCATCCTGCCGCAGGCGTTCCGCAAGATGACGCCGTTGCTGCTGCAACAGTCGATCATCCTGTTCCAGGACACTTCGCTGGTCTACACCGTGGGCCTGGTGGACTTCCTCAACTCCGCCCGCTCCAACGGCGACATCATCGGCCGTTCCAATGAGTTCCTGATTTTCGCCGGTGTCGTCTACTTCATCATCAGCTTTTCCGCCTCGCTGCTGGTCAAGCGTCTGCAAAAAAGGTTTGCCGTATGA
- a CDS encoding sigma-54-dependent transcriptional regulator → MNMQAQDLTVLIVEDDPHVLLGCQQALALEDIHSIGVGSAEEALTHIGENFAGIVISDIRLPGIDGLELLTRLKALDKSLPVVLITGHGDISMAVGAMRNGAYDFMEKPFSPERLVEVARRALEQRGLAREVWSLRRQLAERDSLEGRIIGRSSAMQNLRELIANVADTSANVLIEGETGTGKELVARCLHDFSRRHSHPFVALNCGGLPENLFESEIFGHEANAFTGAGKRRIGKIEHAHEGTLFLDEVESMPINLQIKLLRVLQERTLERLGSNQSVAVDCRVIAATKSDLDELSRASQFRSDLYYRLNVVTLELPPLRERREDILQLFEHFLQQSSLRFDRTAPELDNQTLSSLMSHDWPGNVRELRNVAERFALGLPAFKKSGTGSSTQGLAFTEAVEAFERNLLNDALQRSGGNLTQASQELGMAKTTLFDKVKKYGLSH, encoded by the coding sequence ATGAATATGCAAGCCCAAGACCTCACTGTCCTGATCGTCGAAGATGACCCCCATGTGCTGCTCGGTTGCCAGCAGGCCCTGGCGCTGGAAGACATTCACAGCATCGGCGTGGGCAGTGCCGAAGAAGCGCTGACGCACATCGGCGAGAACTTTGCCGGCATTGTCATCAGCGATATCCGCCTGCCGGGCATCGACGGGCTGGAGCTGCTGACCCGCCTCAAGGCGCTGGATAAAAGCCTGCCGGTAGTGCTGATCACCGGGCATGGCGACATCTCCATGGCCGTCGGCGCCATGCGCAACGGCGCCTACGATTTCATGGAAAAACCCTTCTCCCCCGAGCGCCTGGTAGAGGTTGCCAGGCGTGCCCTGGAACAGCGCGGGCTGGCGCGGGAAGTCTGGTCGCTGCGCCGCCAGCTGGCCGAGCGCGACTCACTGGAGGGCCGCATCATCGGCCGCTCGTCGGCGATGCAGAACCTGCGCGAACTGATCGCCAACGTCGCCGACACCTCGGCCAATGTGCTGATCGAAGGTGAAACCGGCACCGGCAAGGAGCTGGTCGCGCGTTGCCTGCATGATTTCAGCCGGCGCCATTCCCACCCGTTCGTCGCACTGAACTGCGGCGGACTGCCGGAGAACCTGTTCGAAAGCGAGATATTCGGCCACGAGGCCAACGCCTTCACGGGCGCCGGCAAGCGCCGCATCGGCAAGATCGAACACGCCCATGAGGGCACGCTGTTTCTCGATGAAGTGGAAAGCATGCCGATCAACCTGCAGATCAAATTGCTGCGGGTTCTGCAGGAACGCACCCTCGAGCGCCTGGGTTCGAACCAGAGCGTGGCCGTGGATTGCCGGGTGATCGCCGCCACCAAGTCCGACCTGGACGAACTGAGCCGCGCCAGCCAGTTCCGCAGCGACCTGTACTACCGGCTCAATGTGGTCACCCTGGAACTGCCGCCCCTGCGCGAGCGCCGTGAAGACATCCTGCAGTTGTTCGAACACTTCCTGCAACAATCCTCACTGCGCTTCGATCGCACCGCACCGGAGCTGGACAACCAGACCCTGTCGAGCCTGATGAGCCACGACTGGCCGGGCAACGTGCGCGAACTGCGCAACGTCGCCGAACGCTTCGCCCTGGGCCTGCCCGCCTTCAAGAAAAGCGGTACGGGTAGCAGCACCCAGGGCCTGGCCTTTACCGAAGCGGTGGAAGCCTTCGAGCGCAACCTGCTCAACGATGCCCTGCAACGCAGCGGCGGCAACCTGACCCAGGCCAGCCAGGAACTGGGGATGGCCAAGACCACGCTGTTCGACAAGGTCAAGAAATACGGGTTGAGTCACTGA
- a CDS encoding sigma-54-dependent transcriptional regulator — protein MTHNVLVVDDEPKLCELLSSALSQNGIQVFTAGNGLHALKVLEQEDIDLVISDWRMPGMDGPALLAEIKQRYPHVPVIVMTAYSTVKNAVQSMRNGAYDYIAKPFDIDELDITVAKALQFRDIMRDNARLRAELDEHAQFDSLVGDSPAFRKVLQAVDSVRDSSATILLTGESGTGKEMVARAIHKHGSRADQPFVAVNCAAIPEGLLESEMFGHRKGAFTGAVADRVGRFMQADKGTLFLDEVGDMPLALQAKILRALQERVIEPVGDPRERKVDVRVIAATNKNLLDAVANKEFREDLYYRLNVFPIPLPALRERVEDIAPLARHFARTLSATAGKRISGFSPEALQAMAAYHWPGNIRELQNCVERATIVAASPVIEDIDLPGYLFASRPAEAGAATILSDGPGLPQDLDAALAEVEKAYILAALQESNGVQAAAAQRIGISERSFWYRLKKLGIQVDKIVR, from the coding sequence ATGACGCATAACGTATTGGTGGTCGATGACGAGCCCAAGCTCTGTGAACTGCTGTCGTCCGCCCTGAGCCAGAACGGCATTCAGGTGTTTACCGCCGGCAACGGCCTGCACGCGCTCAAAGTGCTGGAGCAGGAGGACATCGACCTGGTCATCAGCGACTGGCGCATGCCGGGCATGGACGGGCCGGCGTTGCTGGCCGAGATCAAGCAGCGTTATCCACACGTGCCGGTGATCGTGATGACGGCCTACAGCACGGTGAAAAATGCCGTGCAATCGATGCGCAATGGCGCCTACGACTACATTGCCAAGCCGTTCGATATCGACGAACTCGACATCACCGTGGCCAAGGCCCTGCAATTTCGCGACATCATGCGCGATAACGCACGGCTGCGCGCCGAGCTGGATGAGCACGCCCAGTTCGACAGCCTGGTGGGCGACAGCCCGGCGTTTCGCAAAGTGCTGCAAGCGGTGGACTCGGTGCGCGACAGCAGCGCAACCATCCTGCTGACCGGCGAAAGCGGCACCGGCAAGGAAATGGTCGCCCGCGCCATTCACAAGCACGGCAGCCGTGCCGACCAGCCGTTCGTGGCGGTCAATTGCGCGGCGATCCCTGAAGGTTTGCTGGAAAGCGAGATGTTCGGTCATCGCAAAGGCGCGTTCACCGGCGCCGTGGCCGACCGGGTAGGGCGCTTCATGCAGGCCGACAAGGGCACGCTGTTCCTCGATGAGGTCGGTGATATGCCGTTGGCCTTGCAGGCCAAGATCCTGCGCGCCCTGCAGGAGCGGGTTATCGAGCCGGTGGGCGACCCCCGCGAGCGCAAGGTGGACGTGCGGGTGATCGCCGCCACCAACAAGAACCTGCTGGACGCAGTGGCCAACAAGGAGTTTCGCGAAGACCTGTATTACCGCCTGAATGTCTTCCCGATTCCGCTGCCGGCCCTGCGCGAGCGTGTGGAAGATATCGCGCCCCTGGCCCGGCACTTCGCCCGCACCCTCAGCGCGACGGCCGGCAAACGCATCAGCGGGTTCAGTCCCGAAGCCTTGCAGGCCATGGCGGCGTACCACTGGCCGGGTAATATCCGCGAGCTGCAAAACTGCGTGGAGCGGGCGACCATCGTGGCGGCGTCGCCGGTGATCGAAGATATCGATTTGCCGGGTTACCTGTTCGCCTCCAGGCCCGCCGAGGCCGGCGCGGCGACAATCCTGAGTGATGGGCCGGGTTTGCCGCAGGATCTGGATGCGGCGCTGGCGGAGGTGGAGAAGGCTTATATCCTGGCGGCCTTGCAGGAGAGCAACGGGGTACAGGCTGCGGCGGCGCAGCGCATCGGGATTTCAGAGCGCAGTTTCTGGTACCGCCTGAAGAAGCTCGGCATCCAGGTCGACAAAATAGTCCGCTGA
- a CDS encoding glutamate/aspartate ABC transporter substrate-binding protein, with the protein MRIVPHILGAAIAAALISTPVFAAELTGTLKKINDSGTITLAHRDSSIPFSYIADGSGKPVGYSHDIQLAVVEALKKDLNKPDLKVKYNLVTSQTRIPLIQNGTADLECGSTTNNAERAQQVDFTTNIFEIGTRLLVKKDKEGKPSYADFADLKGKNVVTTAGTTSERIIKAMNADKQMGMNVISAKDHGESFQMLESGRAVAFMMDDALLAGEEAKAKKPDDWVITGTPQSFEAYACMVRKGDPDFKKAVDDAIVGLYKSGEINKIYAKWFESPIPPKGLNLNFPMSDKVKELIANPSDKPAPEVKI; encoded by the coding sequence ATGCGCATCGTTCCCCATATCCTGGGCGCAGCTATCGCTGCTGCTCTGATCAGCACTCCAGTTTTCGCCGCCGAACTCACCGGCACGCTGAAGAAAATCAACGACTCCGGCACTATTACTCTCGCTCACCGCGACAGCTCCATCCCGTTTTCCTACATTGCGGATGGTTCGGGCAAGCCTGTCGGCTACTCCCACGACATTCAGCTGGCCGTCGTCGAAGCCCTGAAAAAAGACCTGAACAAGCCAGACCTGAAGGTCAAGTACAACCTGGTGACCTCGCAAACCCGTATCCCGCTGATCCAGAACGGTACCGCGGACCTTGAGTGTGGCTCCACCACCAACAACGCCGAACGCGCCCAGCAAGTTGATTTCACCACCAACATCTTCGAAATCGGCACCCGCCTGCTGGTCAAGAAAGACAAGGAAGGCAAGCCGTCCTACGCCGACTTTGCCGACCTGAAAGGCAAGAACGTCGTGACCACCGCCGGCACCACGTCCGAGCGCATCATCAAGGCGATGAACGCCGACAAGCAGATGGGCATGAACGTCATCTCCGCCAAAGACCACGGCGAATCCTTCCAGATGCTCGAAAGCGGCCGCGCCGTTGCGTTCATGATGGACGACGCCCTGCTGGCCGGTGAAGAAGCCAAGGCCAAGAAGCCGGACGACTGGGTCATCACCGGTACTCCGCAGTCCTTCGAAGCCTATGCGTGCATGGTCCGCAAGGGCGACCCGGACTTCAAGAAAGCCGTGGATGACGCCATTGTCGGCCTGTACAAGTCCGGCGAGATCAACAAGATCTACGCCAAGTGGTTCGAAAGCCCGATCCCACCGAAAGGCCTGAACCTGAACTTCCCGATGAGCGACAAGGTCAAGGAGCTGATCGCCAACCCAAGCGACAAACCAGCGCCAGAAGTAAAAATCTGA